Proteins encoded by one window of Seriola aureovittata isolate HTS-2021-v1 ecotype China chromosome 4, ASM2101889v1, whole genome shotgun sequence:
- the LOC130167805 gene encoding LOW QUALITY PROTEIN: voltage-dependent T-type calcium channel subunit alpha-1H-like (The sequence of the model RefSeq protein was modified relative to this genomic sequence to represent the inferred CDS: substituted 1 base at 1 genomic stop codon), whose amino-acid sequence MYNPCEERGFNMQVSVSPHSLVALDLFSFVYFSMELVIKVAALGLSGYNGSYLSNNWNKFDVFIYFGEVLDYLLVSQGIKIHVRHALRLMRLVGRVPSMQDMVMILLDTLPMLVNVLVLYMFVMFIFAIVGVQLWAGQLRNRCFLGVDIPKNSSGWLNPYYVSKYDEGSPFICSYDHSNGMRRCHDVPPYIRDEETCSLAVPNHSSAANKFLVSGAAANACVNWNSYYNICRAGDHNPNMGVTSFDNIGHALIVLFQVVTLEGWTDILFFVMDAHSFWSFIFFMLVTIMSSFIIMNVCAVVIATQFSESMTRQKKEQRANPAVQLCLQFLRWLWTIACSCIRRRNRVQPVCSRSETGGILKHTWEPLRRKLLRLINSKLFDRVIMLAVFFSILAMAIEHHGQPKQVAEMLRISNNIFTLVFVLELIVKLLVLKGAYFKDQNNIFDFAIVVISLWETFAKADGRLSVLRAFRMLRFVRLLHFLPYLKRQLLVLKATMKEAALLCQLLLFFTIIFSVIGMCLFGGKFAFETQSGSTIKDRMNFDSLLWSMVTVFQILTEEDWNLVLYNAVAATSQWTFFYFFAIILVGKHVLLNVLMGVVVQSFQAIHSSDSDDEDSISSTSSSQTSESESSLSENHETNGSSRPDEDCPLPPCGSGSPTVISSAPTDTNDHDTSLSWIRRVLRWCRQHEDWSFFLFSPQNRFRIFCQRVISHPIFDYVILLFILLSCVTLAIERPGINPTSRERQILKLSNYVFSAVFLVEMLFKIVALGLVYGKDSYCRSSWNDVDGLLVILSFVDIIVSLASRSKNNSLGFLKVLRLLRTLRPLRVIKRAPKLKLAVEALMASVKPIGNIVLICCAFFFFYGILGVQLFKGKFFHCLGEDITNITSKTDCLSADYRWVRKTYNFDNLPQALMALFVMYSKDGWVNIMYDGLDAVGVDRQPVRNSNKWMLLFFITFMIMSFLLLDMFIGVMVETFHQCQQEQKRRDQEEERGRARPEQVRGKEKDLHTYIXLSIVNVCISVCLCMFTDTEVEQAPYYTNYSPIRQFIHSVCVSNGLDLIMNLTIVLSVIFMALEHYGQSLYIENLIERSYYVLTVFLIIEVLLKLVAFGVWRFITNRWNLMDIIVVLVSIISIVLRMKMMKTVPINPSILRVTRALRLAQVLKAKKIRVLLTTIIKTLSQVGNICLLFMFFFFIYAVLGVELFGSLECSDDHPCLGLHRYFNFKHFGLALLTLYQVCTGDNWSGILKDTLRECRPGNVRCLGYLSWVSPLFFTTFVVMVQFVLVNLVVAAIMQALEDSTMVQSVHMHRLTHSHCLTGTALRLYFIIFFLYIFFIISWKVSWKEPSNLVLIILKTDT is encoded by the exons ATGTACAACCCCTGCGAGGAGAGGGGCTTCAACATGCAGGTCAGTGTGAGCCCCCACTCTCTT GTAGCACTGGatcttttcagttttgtctACTTCTCAATGGAACTGGTCATCAAGGTGGCAGCCCTAGGACTCTCTGGCTACAATGGAAGTTACCTTAGCAACAACTGGAACAAGTTTGATGTCTTCATCTACTTTGGAGA GGTGCTGGATTATCTTCTGGTTTCTCAAGGCATCAAGATACATGTCCGTCATGCGCTCAGGCTGATGCGACTCGTAGGCAGAGTCCCAA GTATGCAAGATATGGTGATGATACTCTTGGACACCTTGCCGATGCTTGTGAACGTTCTCGTCCTCtacatgtttgtcatgttcaTCTTTGCCATTGTGGGAGTTCAGCTGTGGGCGGGGCAACTGCGCAACCGCTGCTTCCTTGGAGTCGACATCCCAAA AAACTCCAGCGGGTGGTTAAATCCATACTATGTGTCCAAGTATGATGAGGGGAGCCCGTTCATTTGTTCGTATGACCACAGCAACGGGATGCGCCGCTGCCATGACGTGCCGCCTTACATCCGGGATGAGGAAACCTGTTCGTTGGCTGTTCCCAACCACAGTTCAGCTGCAAACAAGTTCTTAGTCTCTGGGGCCGCGGCTAACGCCTGTGTGAACTGGAACTCATACTATAACATCTGTCGCGCCGGGGACCACAACCCCAACATGGGAGTCACCAGTTTCGATAACATCGGCCACGCCTTGATCGTCTTATTCCAG gttgTCACACTGGAAGGTTGGACAGAcatcttgttttttgtcatgGATGCTCATTCCTTCTGGAGCTTCATCTTCTTCATGCTCGTCACCATT ATGAGCTCCTTCATCATTATGAACGTGTGCGCGGTCGTCATCGCCACGCAGTTCTCTGAGAGCATGACGCGGCAGAAGAAAGAGCAGCGAGCCAACCCTGCCGTGCAGCTGTGTCTCCAGTTCCTCCGCTGGCTGTGGACCATCGCCTGCAGCTGTATCAG ACGCCGTAACAGGGTGCAGCCCGTATGCAGCAGGAGTGAGACCGGTGGCATACTG AAACATACCTGGGAGCCATTGAGGAGAAAACTTCTGAGGTTGATCAACAGCAAACTCTTTGACCGGGTGATCATGTTAGCCGTCTTCTTCAGTATTCTCGCCATGGCCATAGAACACCACGGGCAG ccTAAGCAGGTGGCAGAGATGCTACGGATCAGTAACAACATCTTCACTCTCGTGTTTGTTTTGGAGCTGATCGTAAAGCTGCTGGTCCTCAAGGGGGCCTACTTCAAGgaccaaaacaacatttttgattttgccATCGTTGTCATCAG CTTGTGGGAGACATTTGCCAAAGCTGATGGCAGGTTGTCCGTCCTGCGTGCTTTTCGTATGCTGCGGTTTGTGCGGCTGCTTCACTTCCTGCCTTACCTGAAGAGACAGCTGCTCGTGCTGAAGGCGACCATGAAGGAGgcagctctgctctgccagctgctgctgtttttcaccATCATTTTCAG TGTGATAGGCATGTGCCTGTTTGGTGGCAAATTTGCCTTCGAGACCCAGAGCGGAAGCACCATCAAAGACCGGATGAATTTTGACTCCCTACTGTGGTCCATGGTCACTGTGTTTCAG ATCCTGACTGAGGAGGACTGGAATCTGGTGCTGTACAATGCCGTGGCTGCCACCTCCCAGTGGACCTTCTTCTACTTTTTCGCCATCATCTTGGTCGGAAAACACGTTCTCCTCAACGTTCTCATGGGCGTAGTCGTCCAGAGCTTCCAGGCCATA CACTCCTCAGATTCTGATGACGAAGACTCCATCAGCTCCACTTCATCCAGCCAGACTTCTGAGAGCGAGTCTTCACTGAGTGAAAACCACGAGACAAAT GGTTCCTCTAGACCCGATGAAGACTGCCCTCTCCCTCCATGTGGATCCGGCAGCCCCACTGTGATCAGCTCTGCACCTACAGATACCAACGACCACGAC ACGTCTTTGAGCTGGATCCGGAGAGTGCTGCGCTGGTGCAGACAGCATGAGGACTGGTCCTTCTTCCTGTTCTCTCCACAGAACAG gttcCGTATCTTCTGCCAACGTGTGATCTCTCACCCGATATTCGACTATGTGATCCTGCTCTTCATCCTACTGAGCTGCGTCACCCTTGCTATAGAGAGGCCTGGAATCAACCCGACGAGCAGG GAGCGACAGATCCTGAAATTGTCCAATTACGTTTTCTCTGCCGTCTTCCTGGTCGAGATGCTTTTCAAG ATTGTAGCTCTGGGTTTGGTGTATGGGAAGGACAGCTACTGCCGGTCCTCCTGGAATGACGTGGATGGTTTATTGGTGATTCTGTCTTTTGTCGACATCATCGTCTCTCTGGCCAGCAGgagcaaaaacaacagtctgGGCTTCCTCAAAGTTTTACGTCTGCTGCGAACGCTCCGCCCTCTGAG GGTGATCAAGCGAGCCCCGAAGCTGAAGCTGGCTGTGGAGGCTCTGATGGCCTCGGTCAAACCCATCGGAAACATCGTTCTCATTTGCTGcgccttcttctttttctacgGCATCCTTGGGGTGCAG ctgttcaAAGGGAAGTTCTTCCACTGTCTGGGCGAGGACATCACAAACATCACCAGCAAGACTGACTGTCTGTCGGCCGACTACCGATGGGTGCGGAAGACGTACAACTTTGACAACCTGCCTCAG GCTCTGATGGCCTTGTTTGTAATGTACTCAAAGGACGGCTGGGTCAACATCATGTATGATGGGCTGGATGCTGTGGGAGTAGACCGACAG CCTGTAAGGAACAGCAACAAGTGGATGCTGCTGTTCTTCATCACCTTCATGATAATGAGCTTCCTTCTCCTCGACATGTTCATCGGCGTGATGGTGGAGACCTTCCACCAGTGTCAGCAGGAGCAAAAAAGACGGGatcaagaggaggagagaggaagggcaCGGCCAGAACAAGTCAGGGGTAAGGAGAAAGA tttacacacatatatataattatcAATTGTGAATGtctgcatctctgtgtgtttgtgcatgttcaCAGATACGGAGGTTGAGCAGGCGCCATATTACACCAACTACTCCCCCATCCGTCAGTTcatccacagtgtgtgtgtcagcaacGGCCTGGATCTCATCATGAACCTCACAATCGTCCTCAGTGTCATCTTCATGGCTTTGGAACATTATGGTCAATCTCTg TACATAGAGAATCTGATAGAGAGGTCTTACTACGTGTTAACTGTCTTCCTGATCATCGAAGTCCTGTTGAAGCTTGTGGCCTTTGGCGTGTGGAGATTCATAACTAACAG gtggaaTCTGATGGACATCATTGTGGTCTTGgtctccatcatcagcatcgTTCTcaggatgaaaatgatgaaaacagttCCTATCAATCCCAGCATCCTTAGAGTCACTAGAGCACTAAGACTTgcacaag TGCTGAAGGCCAAGAAGATCCGAGTCCTCCTGACAACCATCATCAAAACGTTgtcacag GTTGGAAATATCTGCCTGCTCTTtatgttcttctttttcatctACGCCGTTTTGGGAGTGGAGCTCTTTGGCAGCCTAg AATGCAGCGACGATCACCCGTGCCTTGGTTTACATCGGTACTTCAACTTCAAGCACTTTGGACTGGCCCTGCTCACACTCTACCAGGTGTGCACCGGAGACAACTGGAGCGGGATTTTGAAA
- the LOC130167806 gene encoding voltage-dependent T-type calcium channel subunit alpha-1H-like → MYNPCEERGFNMQVSVSPHSLVALDLFSFVYFSMELVIKVAALGLSGYNGSYLSNNWNKFDVFIYFGELLDYLLASQGIKIHVRHALRLMRLVGRVPSMQDMVMILLDTLPMLVNVLVLYMFVMFIFAIVGVQLWAGKLRNRCFLGVDIPENSSGWLNPYYVSRYDERSPFICSYDHSNGMRRCHDVPPYIRDEETCSLAVPNHSSAANKFLVPGAAANACVNWNSYYNICRAGDHNPNMGVTSFDNIGHALIVLFQVVTLEGWTDILFFVMDAHSFWSFIFFMLVTIMSSFIIMNVCAVVIATQFSESMTRQKKEQRANPAVQLCLQFLRWLWTIACSCIRRRNRVQPVCSRSETGGILKHTWEPLRRKLLRLINSKLFDRVIMLAVFFSILAMAIEHHGQPKQVAEMLRISNNIFTLVFVLELIVKLLVLKGAYFKDQNNIFDFAIVVISLWETFAKADGRLSVLRAFRMLRFVRLLHFLPYLKRQLLVLKATMKEAALLCQLLLFFTIIFSVIGMCLFGGKFAFETQSGSTIKDRMNFDSLLWSMVTVFQILTEEDWNLVLYNAVAATSQWTFFYFFAIILVGKHVLLNVLMGVVVQSFQAIHSSDSDDEDSISSTSSSQTSESESSLSENHETNGSSRPDEDCPLPPCGSGSPTVISSAPTDTNDHDTSLSWIRRVLRWCRQHEDWSFFLFSPQNRFRIFCQRVISHPIFDYVILLFILLSCVTLAIERPGINPTSRERQILKLSNYVFSAVFLVEMLFKIVALGLVYGKDSYCRSSWNDVDGLLAILSFVDIIVSLASRSKNNSLGFLKVLRLLRMLRPLRVIKRAPKLKLAVEALMASVKPIGNIVLICCAFFFFYGILGVQLFKGKFFHCLGEDITNITSKTDCLSADYRWVRKTYNFDNLPQALMALFVMYSKDGWVNIMYDGLDAVGVDRQPVRNNNKWMLLFFITFMIMSFLLLDMFIGVMVETFHQCQQEQKRRDQEEERGRARPEQVRDTEVEQAPYYTNYSPIRQFIHSVCVSNGLDLIINLTIVLSVIFMALEHYGQSLYIENLIERSYYVLTVFLIIEVLLKLVAFGVWRFITNRWNLMDIIVVLVSIISIVLRMTMMKTVPINPSILRVTRALRLAQVLKLLKAKKIRVLMNTIIKTLSQVGNICLLFMFFFFIYAVLGVELFGSLECSDDHPCLGLHRYFNFKHFGLALLTLYQVCTGDNWSGILKDTLRECRPGNVRCLGYLSWVSPLFFTTFVVMVQFVLVNLVVAAIMQALEDSTMEEDEEKAMLQAERAPPSPEEGVGSEGHVDRSDTVPAPPSPAQSQIRTSSADRSS, encoded by the exons ATGTACAACCCCTGCGAGGAGAGGGGCTTCAACATGCAGGTCAGTGTGAGCCCCCACTCTCTT GTAGCACTGGatcttttcagttttgtctACTTCTCAATGGAACTGGTCATCAAGGTGGCAGCCCTAGGACTCTCTGGCTACAATGGAAGTTACCTTAGCAACAACTGGAACAAGTTTGATGTCTTCATCTACTTTGGAGA GTTGCTGGATTATCTTCTGGCTTCCCAAGGCATCAAGATACATGTCCGTCATGCGCTCAGGCTGATGCGACTCGTAGGCAGAGTCCCAA GTATGCAAGATATGGTGATGATACTCTTGGACACCTTGCCGATGCTTGTGAACGTTCTCGTCCTCtacatgtttgtcatgttcaTCTTTGCCATTGTGGGAGTTCAGCTGTGGGCGGGGAAACTGCGCAACCGCTGCTTCCTTGGAGTCGACATCCCAGA AAACTCCAGCGGGTGGTTAAATCCATACTATGTGTCCAGGTATGATGAAAGGAGCCCGTTCATTTGTTCGTATGACCACAGCAACGGGATGCGCCGCTGCCATGACGTGCCGCCTTACATCCGGGATGAGGAAACCTGTTCGTTGGCTGTTCCCAACCACAGTTCAGCTGCAAACAAGTTCTTAGTCCCTGGGGCCGCGGCTAACGCCTGTGTGAACTGGAACTCATACTATAACATCTGTCGCGCCGGGGACCACAACCCCAACATGGGAGTCACCAGTTTCGATAACATCGGCCACGCCTTGATCGTCTTATTCCAG gttgTCACACTGGAAGGTTGGACAGAcatcttgttttttgtcatgGATGCTCATTCCTTCTGGAGCTTCATCTTCTTCATGCTCGTCACCATT ATGAGCTCCTTCATCATTATGAACGTGTGCGCGGTCGTCATCGCCACGCAGTTCTCTGAGAGCATGACGCGGCAGAAGAAAGAGCAGCGAGCCAACCCTGCCGTGCAGCTGTGTCTCCAGTTCCTCCGCTGGCTGTGGACCATCGCCTGCAGCTGTATCAG ACGCCGTAACAGGGTGCAGCCCGTATGCAGCAGGAGTGAGACCGGTGGCATACTG AAACATACCTGGGAGCCATTGAGGAGAAAACTTCTGAGGTTGATCAACAGCAAACTCTTTGACCGGGTGATCATGTTAGCCGTCTTCTTCAGTATTCTCGCCATGGCCATAGAACACCACGGGCAG CCTAAGCAGGTGGCAGAGATGCTACGGATCAGTAACAACATCTTCACTCTCGTGTTTGTTTTGGAGCTGATCGTAAAGCTGCTGGTCCTCAAGGGGGCCTACTTCAAGgaccaaaacaacatttttgattttgccATTGTTGTCATCAG CTTGTGGGAGACATTTGCCAAAGCTGATGGCAGGTTGTCCGTCCTGCGTGCTTTTCGTATGCTGCGGTTTGTGCGGCTGCTTCACTTCCTGCCTTACCTGAAGAGACAGCTGCTCGTGCTGAAGGCGACCATGAAGGAGgcagctctgctctgccagctgctgctgtttttcaccATCATTTTCAG TGTGATAGGCATGTGCCTGTTTGGTGGCAAATTTGCCTTCGAGACCCAGAGCGGAAGCACCATCAAAGACCGGATGAATTTTGACTCCCTACTGTGGTCCATGGTCACTGTGTTTCAG ATCCTGACTGAGGAGGACTGGAATCTGGTGCTGTACAATGCCGTGGCTGCCACCTCCCAGTGGACCTTCTTCTACTTTTTCGCCATCATCTTGGTCGGAAAACACGTTCTCCTCAACGTTCTCATGGGCGTAGTCGTCCAGAGCTTCCAGGCCATA CACTCCTCAGATTCTGATGACGAAGACTCCATCAGCTCCACTTCATCCAGCCAGACTTCTGAGAGCGAGTCTTCACTGAGTGAAAACCACGAGACAAAT GGTTCCTCTAGACCCGATGAAGACTGCCCTCTCCCTCCATGTGGATCCGGCAGCCCCACTGTGATCAGCTCTGCACCTACAGATACCAACGACCACGAC ACGTCTTTGAGCTGGATCCGGAGAGTGCTGCGCTGGTGCAGACAGCATGAGGACTGGTCCTTCTTCCTGTTCTCTCCACAGAACAG gttcCGTATCTTCTGCCAACGTGTGATCTCTCACCCGATATTCGACTATGTGATCCTGCTCTTCATCCTACTGAGCTGCGTCACCCTTGCTATAGAGAGGCCTGGAATCAACCCGACGAGCAGG GAGCGACAGATCCTGAAATTGTCCAATTACGTTTTCTCTGCCGTCTTCCTGGTCGAGATGCTTTTCAAG ATTGTAGCTCTGGGTTTGGTGTATGGGAAGGACAGCTACTGCCGGTCCTCCTGGAATGACGTGGATGGTTTATTGGCGATTCTGTCTTTTGTCGACATCATCGTCTCTCTGGCCAGCAGgagcaaaaacaacagtctgGGCTTCCTCAAAGTTTTACGTCTGCTGCGAATGCTCCGCCCTCTGAG GGTGATCAAACGAGCCCCGAAGCTGAAGCTGGCTGTGGAGGCTCTGATGGCCTCGGTCAAACCCATCGGAAACATCGTTCTCATTTGCTGcgccttcttctttttctacgGCATCCTTGGGGTGCAG ctgttcaAAGGGAAGTTCTTCCACTGTCTGGGCGAGGACATCACAAACATCACCAGCAAGACTGACTGTCTGTCGGCCGACTACCGATGGGTGCGGAAGACGTACAACTTTGACAACCTGCCTCAG GCTCTGATGGCCTTGTTTGTAATGTACTCAAAGGACGGCTGGGTCAACATCATGTATGATGGGCTGGATGCTGTGGGAGTAGACCGACAG CCTGTGAGGAACAACAACAAGTGGATGCTGCTGTTCTTCATCACCTTCATGATAATGAGCTTCCTTCTCCTCGACATGTTCATCGGCGTGATGGTGGAGACCTTCCACCAGTGTCAGCAGGAGCAAAAAAGACGGGatcaagaggaggagagaggaagggcaCGGCCAGAACAAGTCAGGG ATACGGAGGTTGAGCAGGCGCCATATTACACCAACTACTCCCCCATCCGTCAGTTcatccacagtgtgtgtgtcagcaacGGCCTGGATCTCATCATAAACCTCACAATCGTCCTCAGTGTCATCTTCATGGCTTTGGAACATTATGGTCAATCTCTg TACATAGAGAATCTGATAGAGAGGTCTTACTACGTGTTAACTGTCTTCCTGATCATCGAAGTCCTGTTGAAGCTTGTGGCCTTTGGCGTGTGGAGATTCATAACTAACAG gtggaaTCTGATGGACATCATTGTGGTCTTGgtctccatcatcagcatcgTTCTCAGGATGACAATGATGAAAACAGTTCCTATCAATCCCAGCATCCTTAGAGTCACTAGAGCACTAAGACTTgcacaag ttctgaagt TGCTGAAGGCCAAGAAGATCCGAGTCCTCATGAATACCATCATCAAAACGTTgtcacag GTTGGAAATATCTGCCTGCTCTTtatgttcttctttttcatctACGCCGTTTTGGGAGTGGAGCTCTTTGGCAGCCTAg AATGCAGCGACGATCACCCGTGCCTTGGTTTACATCGGTACTTCAACTTCAAGCACTTTGGACTGGCCCTGCTCACACTCTACCAGGTGTGCACCGGAGACAACTGGAGCGGGATTTTGAAA GACACGTTGAGAGAGTGTCGCCCCGGCAACGTTCGCTGCTTGGGCTACCTGTCCTGGGTCTCTCCGCTCTTCTTCACCACCTTCGTGGTCATGGTCCAGTTTGTGCTGGTGAACCTGGTAGTGGCGGCTATCATGCAGGCTCTGGAGGACAGCACCATG gaggaggatgaggagaaggcCATGCTGCAAGCAGAGCGGGCCCCACCGTCTCCCGAGGAGGGCGTCGGCTCCGAGGGCCACGTAGATAGATCTGACACGGTGCCGGCCCCACCGTCTCCGGCACAGTCCCAGATCAGAACCAGCTCTGCAGACCGGTCTTCATAG